The sequence below is a genomic window from Mycobacterium sp. ITM-2016-00316.
TGGGCGCGACGGTTGTGGGGGCGGCGGTATGCGTGGATGACCGGGTGGGTGTATCTGGTGGCGCTGCTGGTCACCATCGCCTCGGTCACCTACGGTGGCGGGCCGTTCGTTGCCGCTGTCCTCGGTATCGAGGCCACCACCGACAACATCATTCTGTTCGCGCTGGTGCTGATCGCGGCGGCGACCGCCATCAACTTCCTGGGCACGAAAGTTCTTGCCAAGGCGGCGATCATCGGCTTCGTCGCGGAGATCATCGGCGCGCTGGTGGTGGGTGGCTGGCTGCTGATCGCGCACCGCGAGCACAACCTGGGGGTGCTGTTCGACAGCTTCGGCACCGGCGGTGACGGCAACTACATGTTCGCGTTCGCGGCGGCGGCGTTGATCGGCATCTACCAGTACTACGGCTTCGAGGCGTGCGGTGACGTCGCCGAGGAGGTGCAAGACCCGGGCCGGCTGATCCCCAAGGCGATGCGCCGCACCATCTACATCGGTGGTGCGGCAGCCACTTTCGTGTGCCTGGCGCTGATCCTTGCGGTGGCCGACATCCCCGCGGTGATCGCCGGCGAGGACACCGACCCGGTGAGCACCGTGTTGAACGAGGCGTTCGGACCGTTTGGGTCGAAGGTGATCCTGGTGGTCGTGCTGATCTCGTTCCTGTCGTGCGCGATGAGCCTGCAGGCCGCGGCGAGCCGGCTGGCGTACTCGTACGGTCGGGACGGGATGATCATGGGATCGTCTCTGCTTTCGAAGTTTTCGGCTACCCGGCATGTGCCGCCCTACGCCTTGGTGATCGCGGCCGTGGTGCCGGCGGTGATCGTGATCGGGTCGCGGTTCTCCACCGATGCGATCACCAAGATCATCAGCTTTGCGGCGTTGGGCATTTACATCGCGTTCCAGATGGTGGTGCTGGCGGCGTTGCGAGCCCGGCTGAAGGGTTGGGTGCCGTCCGGGAAGTACTCGCTGGGGCGGTGGGGGCTGCCGGTGAACATCGCCGCGCTGGTGTACGGCGTGATCGCGATGGTCAACATGGCGTGGCCGCGCACCCCGGATGCCGCGTGGTATGACAACTGGATCGTGGCGCTGTCGGCGGTCGTGGTGATCGGAATCGGGTTGGTGTACATGGTGGTTCACCCGGTGGCTGGTCGGAGTACTGCGCCGTACAGCGATGCGATTCCTTCGGGCCGGCGCTGATTCCGGTCGCCGCCGCCGCGCGCCGGAAATTTTGGGCTCTGAGTTGCCCACCTCTGAGCGACAATGACTATTTCCGCTTGGCTCTGCGGTGATGGCGCAGAAGTGCGAGTGAGTCGCGCCCTGAGTGCAGGATGTATGGCATGGCAGTCACTTGGCGGGGCGTAGGGCTTCTTGGTGTTGTTTCGGTGCTCGCGGGTTGTGCGACCGACGACCCGGTTGCCCCACCGGCGACGTCTTCGGCAGTCGCCGAACCGACCGAGACGCAGTCTCCCTTCCAGACGCGTGACGGCGTCGCGTGGTTGACTGCGGCCTGCGGCAGCCCGTCTGTCGGGGATGCGTCGCCGAACTCCTGGCTTCCCGGTGCCGACCCGGTGGCGCTGTGCATTACTCCGCCAGGGCGAGATGGCGTTCTGGTCGGTGTGTACGAAAATCCCGCGGCGGCAGCCAGTGACCTGGGCACCATCGGCGTCGAGCATGGCTATGCCACCCGCACCGACGACCGAGGAAGAACGTGGGTGTTCGTCGCCGTTGAAAGCCGCGAATCTGCGCCGCTCGCGTCTCTAGAGCGGTTCGGCTTCGAGCTCTCCTAGGGCTCTGCCATGGTCTTGTCGGTACCGGATGCGACGATGTCCGGCTACTTCAAGCCAAGGAGATTGAGATGAAAAGTGTTGCGATGGCCGCGGCATTGGTCGGTGTTGCGATCGCGATGAGCCCGCCTGCGTCGGCGGAGCCGTCCTGGACTATGCCGAACCTGATTGGCATGGACCTGCAGGGTGCGCAGGACGCGATCCAGTCGGTGAGCGGCGGGCAGGTTTGGTTCAGCAGTTCGACCGACCTCACCGGTCAGGATCGTGCGCAGATGAGCGACCGCAACTGGCAGGTATGCAGCTCGACGCCGGCGCCGGGTGGCACGTTCACCGTGAGCACCAAGATCGACTTCGGTGTGGTGCGGATCGATTCCGAGGAGTGCCCGTAGCCCGCAGTCGTACCTTGACGCGCGGGCCCTGCGGTGCGCGCTGTGTCAGCCAAGACCTGCTTCAAGCATCTGCTCGACCTCTTCGATGGACAAGGTCATCCAGTGGCTCGCGATCGTCGCCCTCGATAATGGCAGGATTGCGACTCCGGTAGCGGCATGCAGTTCCACCACATACTCCCGATCGGTGGGCTCGACTCTTACGCCGGGCGCCATTCCAAGTGAGTTGAGGCGCACGCCGAGATGCTCAGCGCGGAGGACACTGCGCGCCACCGAACCCCACGTCCAAATCAAGTACTTTTCCGCCAGTTCAAAGGTAGAGAATCTCGCCGTATCGTCGTAGCGTTTGCCGCGATCGTCAACCTCGTCGATTACCCACCAGGTGCCTTCTCGCCTAAGGAAGAATGATTCATCCGCGGACTTGAATCGGATGAGGCAATCTTCGTCGGCCTCGGATACAGATACGTCGGTCATACCTGACAGCCGTGTCCATTTGATCCACTGCTCCGTTAGCCGTGTGAAGTTCGACATCGGCCTTCAGTCCTCTTTGCTCGGGTTCGTCGAATGAGGGTCTGAGCTTCCCCACGAATCGACGCCTGCTTTGCCGATGGTCTCAATTTCGTTGATCGACTTCGACATCAGATGACTGAAAATTGTGGCCTCGGGCTCGAGTAGCACGGCTCGACCCTCAGCGGACCGGAGCTCGTAGATACCCTCTGCCAGAGCTATGGCTTCAACGTTGGGCGCGATTCCACGCAGATAGAGTTCCCGGCCAACGCTGGTGAGGCGGAGCACGTTCCGCGCGGTGGATGCCCAGTGCCAGACGAGGAAAACCTCGGCGAGTTCGAACGTCGAGAATCTCGCGACGTTCTCACGCAGCTGACCACGATCGTCGACCGTGTCGACAAACCACCACTCGGCATCTTCGTGGAGGTGAACCGAGTACTCACTGGATGTGTAGCGGATTTCGTTGTCAGAGAGCCGATCCGACACTTGGATTTCTCCTAACCCGCACAGCGGCGCCCAGGACAGCCAGTTCCTGGTGAGGCGACCGAAAATACTCTCTCCTGTCATGGGGATTTTGGCGGACCAAATAACTCGTCAGCGACCATGTTCTCCAATGTGATGAGTTCCTCGCACGATCTCTGCGTCTTCGCGGCGTCCGCGAAGAGCTCCTCCACTCCGGTCATATTTGCTTTCAGCCAGTCCAGGTCTTCAGTGCTGATGGTTCCCCCAGCGGCGACTGTTCCGTCGAGATGTCTGCGAATGATCGAGAGGCGAAACCAGTTTTCTGGCGCGATAGCCGCGGTCGGGGCCGCTGCGAGTGAAATCTGTCCGCGGTCATTCGTGACAGACCAGCTCAGTGTGTTGCCTGTAATGATCAGCTGCGCGCCGGTCAAGGGTGAGCCGGACGTGCTGGATCGCGTAATGCTGTACTGAGGGTCGAGGTAGAGAAAATCGAAATACTCAAGAAACACCTCGAGTAGGTGCTTCATCTACTGTCCTCCGTTCGCCGGTGGCGCCATCGTATTGGTGCGTGTGCGCTGGTACCCATGGGACTCGGGGGCTACGGGGTGAGCGCCGCCGCCAGCATCCTGGCGGTCAGCGCGACCATCGCGTCGCGGTCCGAGCCGGGTGGGCGCTGCAGCGCCATACGAAGGCAGGCACTCGAGGTCACACCCATCGTGACGAACACCAGATCCTGCAACTGGTCGGCGTCGAGGTCCGGTCGGGTGCGGCTTGGGATGGCATTGCCCAGTGGCAGCAGGCTGCGTTCGATCTCGTCCATCGCGGTGTGATTGAGGTAGGCGGGGATGTCGAAAGATGAGGAGTTTAGCGCCGCGTGCAGGATCGGTGCGTGCTTCTCGTAGGCGGTGGTCAGGGTGTCGACCACGATGTGGGCGGCATCGGGAACATCGCGGTCCATGGCGGCGCTGACCCCGCGTACGAGTTCGAAGGAGATGTCGCGCGTGGCCTCGTCGACCAGCTCGGCGAGGATGCCGGCGCGGTCCGGAAAGTACCGATACACAGTGCCGATACTGACGTGCGCGGTGTCGGCGATGGCCTGAGTAGTCAGCGCCTGGATGCCCCGTTTGGTGATCAGTTGCAGGGCGGCGTCGAGCAGTCGGCGGCGCATCTCGCGGGCCCGTTGCTGCTGGGGCCGGGACCGGGCTTTGGTGGCCATTCTCATCTCGTTCAAAGGTGAGTAGTAACTGAGGAACTCTCATGTTTGCATGGAGGCATGAGTATTGCCAGTGAAACCGCTGTTCCGAGGGCCGATATTGCCGTGCAGCGGTACGGGCGCGCCGGCCAGGACTGGGTGGACGGCGTGTATGTCGCCGACCCGTTGGCCGATGCGGTGGTGGCGGTCTTCGCTGAGCTGCCGAAGGGTGCGGGCATGGCGATGTTCCGGACGGCGCTGGCCGAGGGCATCGACGCGGTCCCGGATGCGCCGGTGGCACTGCGGGACCTCTTCGCCGAGGTCGATACCGAGCCCGCGTGGCTGGACCATTCGACGTTGGACCGGGCCGCCGGACATCTGGTGCGCCACATGGCGTCC
It includes:
- a CDS encoding APC family permease, with the translated sequence MTTATPPTSRPDDASHPDDDAAHLHALGFKSEFKRDMSPWANFSLGFTYLSPVVGVYTLFAFALATGGPPMIWSFLIVGVGQLLVALVFSEIVAQFPVAGGVYPWARRLWGRRYAWMTGWVYLVALLVTIASVTYGGGPFVAAVLGIEATTDNIILFALVLIAAATAINFLGTKVLAKAAIIGFVAEIIGALVVGGWLLIAHREHNLGVLFDSFGTGGDGNYMFAFAAAALIGIYQYYGFEACGDVAEEVQDPGRLIPKAMRRTIYIGGAAATFVCLALILAVADIPAVIAGEDTDPVSTVLNEAFGPFGSKVILVVVLISFLSCAMSLQAAASRLAYSYGRDGMIMGSSLLSKFSATRHVPPYALVIAAVVPAVIVIGSRFSTDAITKIISFAALGIYIAFQMVVLAALRARLKGWVPSGKYSLGRWGLPVNIAALVYGVIAMVNMAWPRTPDAAWYDNWIVALSAVVVIGIGLVYMVVHPVAGRSTAPYSDAIPSGRR
- a CDS encoding TetR/AcrR family transcriptional regulator, translated to MATKARSRPQQQRAREMRRRLLDAALQLITKRGIQALTTQAIADTAHVSIGTVYRYFPDRAGILAELVDEATRDISFELVRGVSAAMDRDVPDAAHIVVDTLTTAYEKHAPILHAALNSSSFDIPAYLNHTAMDEIERSLLPLGNAIPSRTRPDLDADQLQDLVFVTMGVTSSACLRMALQRPPGSDRDAMVALTARMLAAALTP